One Solanum lycopersicum chromosome 4, SLM_r2.1 DNA window includes the following coding sequences:
- the LOC138348113 gene encoding secreted RxLR effector protein 161-like: MCARFQACPRDSHLKAAKRILRYLKKIGDLVLFYPAGDAFDLVGFADADFAGYQVDRKSTSGMTHFLGSSLTSWGTKKQNSMALSNAEAEYVAAAACCYQLLWIRQHLEDFGIHIKAIPLMCDNTSAVSMRKNPVHHKRTKHIDVRHNFLRDNIEKGNIVLTLSNGGANCRYLHQGSQQGSI, from the coding sequence ttcacacTTAAAGGCTGCAAAACGTATTCtcagatacttgaagaaaataGGGGACCTGGTTCTGTTCTATCCTGCAGGTGACGCTTTTGATCTGGTTggttttgcagatgctgattttgctggttatcaagttgacaggaaGAGTACCTCTGGAATGactcatttccttggatcatcacttACCTCTTGGGGTACCAAGAAGCAGAACTCTATGGCTCTTTCAAATGCTGAAGCTGAATATGTAGCTGCTGCAGCTTGTTGTTATCAGTTGCTGTGGATCAGACAACACTTGGAAGATTTTGGGATTCACATCAAAGCAATTCCTCTTATGTGTGACAATACTAGTGCTGTTAGTATGagaaagaatccagtccaccataagagaacaaagcatattgatgttagacataaTTTTTTGAGGGATAATATtgagaagggaaatattgtgCTTACATTGTCCAACGGAGGAGCAAATTGCAGAtatcttcaccaaggctctcagcaaggatcaatttga